Proteins from a genomic interval of Musa acuminata AAA Group cultivar baxijiao chromosome BXJ1-9, Cavendish_Baxijiao_AAA, whole genome shotgun sequence:
- the LOC135593443 gene encoding vicilin-like seed storage protein At2g18540: MEKKREKTGKRERSERWQQLGLQHPASCRWKHMRGVVRSKRRRRRRGREEKEVVIPLFPAEETEERVCVTSGRRREEEVEKKRRERRSCGCGGGSCNWKRRRETEGEEEEKKKKGRRRKKEKKREKRGKRERSERRQQIGLQHFCFLQVETEERCGAFEEEKKKKRKRRRRESRRRGCDTSVSCRGNRGEGVCDAGEVEGRRRGEEEEKGKEELWLRWWQLQLEEKVRKKRRRRKEGEGRGEGKEAAAAATVAVAAVAGKEEEEGRREGEEEEKGKKGLRLRRWQLQLEEKKERKMSRGGRRGCDRG; the protein is encoded by the coding sequence atggagaagaagagggaaaagacagggaagagggagaggagcgagaggtggcagcagctagggctgcagcaccctgcttcctgcaggtggaaacatatGAGAGGTGTggtgcgttcgaagaggagaagaagaagaagaggaagagaagaaaaagaggttgtgatacctctgtttcctgcagaggaaacagaggagagggtgtgtgtgacgtcggggaggaggagggaagaagaagtggagaagaagagaagggaaaggaggagctgcggctgcggcggtggcagttgcaactggaagagaaggagagaaacagaaggtgaggaagaagagaagaagaagaaaggaaggagaaggaagaaggagaagaagagggaaaagagagggaagagggagaggagcgagaggaggCAGCAGATAGGGCTGCAGCacttctgtttcctgcaggtggaaacagaggagaggtgtggggcattcgaagaggagaagaagaagaagaggaagagaagaagaagagaaagcaggagaagaggttgtgacacctctgtttcctgcagaggaaacagaggagagggtgtgtgtgacgccggggaggtggagggaagaagaagaggagaagaagaagagaagggaaaggaggagttgTGGCTACGGTGGTGGcagttgcagttggaagagaaggtgaggaagaagagaagaagaagaaaggaaggagaaggaagaggagaagggaaagaagcagctgcggctgcgactgtggcagttgcagctgtggcagggaaagaggaagaggaaggaagaagggaaggagaggaagaagagaaggggaagaaggggctgcggctgcggcgatggcagctgcagctagaagagaagaaggagaggaagatgagcaggggaggaagaagaggctgcgatcgtggctga